The genome window TCCCTAGTTCTACCTGTGGACAGATGGGCTGAGTGCCCTGCTGGGCAGCACCATGGGCAGTGAGCAGACTCGGCTAGACCTGGAACAGCTGCTTACTATGGAGACCAAGTTGCGCTTGTTGGAACTGGAGAATGTGCCCATTCCCGAGCAGCCTCCCCCAGTACCCCCACCCCCTACCAACTTTAACTTCTGCTATGACTTCAGCATCACTGAGCCTTGACTGAAGTTGGCCATGGGCCACAACTGGTGCTGCTGTAGCAGCCACaaagagagatgaaaagaaagcaCAGACAACCTGACCAGCAGAGCCTCTAGCAGAAATAAAGTTGGCTTGGCTTATAGATACGTGTCAAATCGGCTCTGAACCTGTGGGCTAAGCCTGTTGATAAACATGGACATGTCTTCAAACGTAGAAAATGACGTAAGGGCACCAGGTAAGACCATACACTTGGACAGCTACTGCCTTTGGAAGGCTGGTGTTGGGTGGAGACAGGTAGGGACTATTGCCCTTCTTGAAATAAGTCCTTAGCATCGTCAGTTTTGGACATGAAGAGAGAGCTGACCTGTCATTTGAGGTAGCAGCCACAGAAGAGATTGGCATGTCAGCCAACTGCAAGAGAAGTAGCAGGGCTGGACACATTGCCCCAAATGGACACAGTCCTGGGCCTCAGCAACAGGGGTCTGTCTGGAAGCCGCACTTCAGAGGCTCCTGGTAATCTGCCCTCATTTCCCAACCTTGCTTGGCCCTGGCCCTTGTCCTCCATGGGATGCAGAGACctttggtgagagagagaggcatgaggGAGAGATGCAAAGCTGTGGAGAAGGCTGTCAGCTCCAAAGGGGTAGATCTGCACAAGAGAATTACGAGCTAACTCATGATCATGTGTAAGGTGGTGATCTCAGGCAAGCAAGAGTCTGTGGGGGCAGAAGTGCTGAGACAAGGTGGGTCCAGCTGGAGGCAACAGTCACAAACTCCAAGCCCCTAAGACAAATAATTCAGCAATCCAGGGGCCCCACAAGGTAGGCTGAAAGCTACCACTATCCTGAGTAATTTCTATATACCATTCATTACTCCTCGAATACTGTGTTTAACATGCTAGTCATCAATGCTGTGCCTTAAAATTGATTAAATGGCATTTCCTTTGGAGAAAGTGCTAGCAAAACACTTGGCcctgcaaaacaaaaaacaaaaaacctgactaCACTTCCAATCTTCAGAGTGTCCATGATTGGACACAGAATGTCCATGATTGGACACAGAGCCTTGCTACTACACTTAGAACAGACTTTTGAGTTTAAGGTGGAAACGGGAGGGTAGGGGTCCTAGTTGCAGTTAGTGTCCCAATACAATCAATTCTCAGTATCTTCATTACTTGTCTATGCTACCACCATCCTGGCATAGCCCCCTAACTTCTGGCTTCTAGTCTTGTTCCTCTGATCATTTCAATAGCTGCCACTTCAACACTGCAAATTTAATGTGATTACATACTCGTACATATAccgtatggtggtttgaatgagaaatgacccccataggctcatatatcagAATGCTTGGCCCCAGTTAGTGGAATGATTGGGAAGGATTGGTAGCTGTACCCTTGGAGGAGGTATGcactgggaatgggcttttgAGGCTTCAAAAACCCACACCAGGTACAGTCTAGTTCTCTCTTTgactgctgcctatggatcaggatgcaagctcttagctactgttccccaccatgatggtcatggactaacctcctgcaactgtaagcaagcccccagttaaattcCTCCCTTTATAAGTGTCTTGGTCATAGTATCTCACCACAGCAACataacagtaactaagacacatccTATATTGTCCAGTATCTCACTACTGTTCTATTACCATGGTTACCACAGTTGAGTACTGAGTTAAGCTAGTAAGTTGCACAGACATGTTTCAGTCCTTCCATTTGGTCTTCAAGGTTCCTGTTGTCAAGCCAGCATCCTCCCTGTATCCCATCAGGGCCTACACATACCCCTCCATACCAGAACCAGCTCCAgtctgtccatctgacctatatGCCCTCTTCTGCCATTTTCACTGCCTTCATGCCTTCCTTGACCTTCTAAATTCATTGCTGCCCTAGGTTCCTTGCCCCGGGTGCTAATTCTCTGTTCATACATGTCCTACATACCAGCCTATTCTGTCTATTGTCTTATTTGCCTCCCTATGGAGTGTGGTGATTGGGAGAACAATGGCACTTCTGAATTCCAACCTGAAGCACAGTGACTGCAGGTACTCAGCACTGGCTAGCTGCTTCTAGAACTaataaacagacagacaaggCATGGGGACACACAAGAGGATCACTGGATAGACTACCTCTGATCTGCTATTGAGAAGGCACTGGCATTGTTCAGAGGGTTTGGGCTATATGACCACTTAGGACCCTCCTACTCAGAGATGCTGTTTTATTTCTTACCCTACCCCAAGATGGTACAGGAATCTGCTAAACAGTTGTTCCCAAGTCTGGTTAGGACCAGTGCCTTTGCAGCAGGGCATGTCCAGAAGGGATGTGCTGGGAAACGCCTCCAAAATCTCCTATGTGGAGGAAGCCAGGACCTAATTGAGTCAGTGTGGGGGCATCTAAGGTTCTCTGCGTTAActgagatggagaaaggagagaccCCTTAGTCTGAGAACATCAGAGGAAGACATAAAATCTGGAATTTTTAATCTTGTTTGGTTTACAGTGAAGTTGATGAATTGACTGCTAAAGCTCAGGAGGGGTGGAGACCCCCTGGGAGCAGGCAGAACAAAGGCTTTAGGTCTGAGTAGCAGGCTGGCAGGAGGCACAGAGTCTGGCCCTCCCCAGCATCGGGCCCAGCTCCTCTGTGAGCAGGGCCCATGGCAGCCAACATGTAGCTGGAAAGAGGTCGCTGCCATCTGTAGGGTACACTGGGGCTGCAAGTATCCTGGGATGGTCCCATCCTGAGTCTTAGAAAAGGTTCTAGGGCAGGGGAAGGCACTAGGGCAAACTCAGGTCCAGAGGCCTGGGCGAGGGCTATACTGGTGAAGGGAGATGAGCTTCAGGGATAGTTACTGACCTGGCTCAAAGCGTCAGGGTCAGGTCAGCCCCTCCCACAAAGCGGGACTGGATGCAGGTCACCTGAGGCAGCTGTGCTTGAAAGTGCCTGACGGCTGCCATGTTGATACCAGGACACATGGCCACATCCAACACTCGAAGCTGCTTGCATGCCTGCCCAATGGTATCCAGAGTTCTGCAAGGAGGCCACAGCATGAGTGCCTGAACCAGTGAGTGTAAGACCCAAGCCCAGCCCGTGCGTTGTGGCTCAATGTAAGGCCATCAAACACTCACTGCTCTGTGAGCTGACTGCAACAGGACAGGTTGAGGTGCTGCAGCCTTGGCCAGAACCTGGCTGCCTGGGCCCATCCCTCATCACTGAGGTGGCTGCAGTGACTCAATGCCAAGCGCTCCAGGCTGGGACAGCCCCTAGCCACAGCTACCAAGCCTATGTCTGTGAGTGCTGGCAGTAGGCTCAATGATAACTGCCTCAGCTGAGGGAACTGGAGCACCTGCAATAGGGATATAGAATGGCATTGGGACACAGCCTGGCCCCTTCCAGGTTCCTTGCTTCTACCAGAAACCGAAGAGAAAGGGACTCCAAGAACAAAGTGGGTTGGCCCAATCCCCTAGCACCAGCCCCAATGTCCTCAGCTTATTCACACCTTGGCCAAACTGGCATCAGTCAGTTTGCTGCAGGCCGTGAGGTCCAACTCCTGCAGGGCCTGAAGCATGAGCAGGGAGGGGCCCTGTGACTCAGAATTAGGCTCCTGAGGGTCTGGGGCCTGATTTTCCGCCTCTTGGGGTAGCTGTGGGAAGAAACCACTGCTTCTCAGATTCTTCATAAGTTCTGCTAAAGATTCAGGAGGTGCAGAGGGCAGCAGAGACCAAGGTCACCTCACCCTCCCTAATTTCAAGGATCTCATACCTGGGGACTTAGCATAGGCTCCTCACTTGGCTCCTTCAGCCCCAAAAGCCCCCAGTCCTGGAGCTCCTTGCACCAGGCCAGGTGCAGGACTGACAGGTGAACAAGGTAGGTACAGATGGCCTGCACGGTCTGGTTAGTGAGGGCCACACAGGAGGACAAGTCCAGCACTTTGAGGCTTgggcccagtgctgggatcatggaGAGCACTGAGGCATCCTAGGAGGAGGACAAGAGAAAAGGAGCAGCAGCTTGTGCCCCCAGGCTTGGCAGGGGTCATCTGCAAGGGTCCTAATGAGAGAGAGCAACATGGTCCCTGTGTTGGTCGTGAAAGTCTGGAGTGAACAGGGTGGGCTGTGAGTGGTGGGAGACCTAGATGAAGCTGCTGAAAGACACAAAGGCCAAGACTGTGTGGTACAAGAACAGATGTAGCTAGATATTTCTCAGGTGGCTGCCATGCCCGTGCTCAGCCCGTTTGAAAGGATGGGCTGAGGCAACACTGATCACAGCCCCTGGACCAGGAGTGGCCAGGTGAACCAATCAGATGTGTTTCCTCTAGATTTTGAACCTGAAGGAAGCATCAGTgatgccaccaccatgagaagttgGCAGCAGGAGCTAAAGGCAGAGCACACAATCTGGGTGTGTAGATTCAGGGGGAGCTGTGGGGCTTGAGGACTGGTAAAGCAGCTAAGAGACACTGGTGGCCAAGGAGTTGTTAGGGGGGAGTGCTTGCCGTGAAATGAAGCGGAGGTAAGTCTGAGGTTTGGAATGCTCTTGTCATAGTAAGAGGTTAAAGGGATAACCCACAAAAAGGGACCAGCTGACACTGTCAGAAATGAATGCCACCCATATGGGCAATACTGGGCCCTATGAAGGGTTTGACTTCAGCCAAGAGGTGACCGTAAAGCTCCCAAGTGACCCACCCCAAGGCCCTGCCTACTGAATATCTTCTTCAGTGCAATACAATACAAAACCTCCtattggtttttgattttttttttcccagacagggtttctctgtgtagccctggctgtcctagaactcactctgtagaccaggctggccttgaattcagagatctgcctgcctctgagataaaaggtgtgtgctaccatgcctgccaagttttctttctttctgttttttcttttcttttctttctttatttatttttggttttggttattCAAGACagtattgccctggctgtcctggaactcactttgtagaccaggctgacctctaactcacagagatccgcctgcctctgcctcccaagtgagtgctgttaaggattaaaagcgtgcaccaccaccgcctctgTCACATTTTCTATCACTCTTTGGGCTTCCTCCTTCCGGAACTCACATACAGTGTAGAGACAGGCCAGTGAGGacagtaaaggcatgtgccaccacattatCTATCTAAGCTGCTGTTACCTTTCAGACCACATCCCAAATTCATGTCTAACTACTAATCCTGGGACACAAACACTGGTTAGCGCCTCTGAGGCCACAGGCCCAGCTCCCCCAGGTGCcctggaaaggaagggagggaaagtaACTCACCTTCAGTGAAGAGCAGTAAGCCAGCCTGAGAGAAGTCAGTGCAAGTGGAGCTCTGTGAACTGAGCCTAGGACCTTGGCCAGTTCCCGACCGCTCACAAGACAGCACTCAGCCATGTCCAGGCTCTGCAGTTCATGCAGGGCCCCCAGGGCTGCACAACCTGCATCGGTCAGCCGCTGCAGCTTCCTCAGACTCAAGTGCCGCAGGTGTTGGAGGCCTCGGCTCACAGCCAAGAGTGCCCTGTCAGTCAGCTCTGAGCAGCCACTGAGGTCCAGGGAAGTAATACCAGGCTGCTGGTGGCACAGGGTGGCCACAGCCTCTGAGGAGAGGTCTCTACAGCTGTGTAAGCTCAGCTCCTCCAGCTGCAATCCAGTCACTTGGCCCAGGGCTTGTAGGGCCTCAGGTGGCAAGCCAGTACCACTAAGGTCTAGGGCACGCAGCCTACCAGCTCGCTCTTTGACGAACTGAAGCAGGTTGTGGAAGGAAagctgggagggagaggaaacctgCGGGGTAATGGAGCCCCAGGTTGGGCCTAACTCAAAGGTAAGATGGCAGTAGGCCAAGGAGAGGCGCTCCAGGCTGGGGAAACAACCACTGAGATGGTTGAAGCTGAGGTCAGTCAGGTCACGCAGGCAAGCCAGGTTAAGATCACGAAGGCCACTCAATGCCTTTCGGACACACTGCGCTGTCTCAGGCTGAGCCAGCAGAGTGCCTGATGTGAAAAGACTGTTGCAGCCGCTGAGATCAAGGGTGCGCAGGACTGGGCATCCCAGGATCAGGGCCAAGAAGGATGCCTCTGTGGGGCTGCCCCCACCCAGGCAAAGGCTCTCCAGGTGTGGGCCTAAGTGGTAAGCAACAGACTGCAGTACCTGGTGCGAAGCTGGTGAGCCATCCAGATTGGTCAAGCTGATGTGTGAAATGCCCCTGAGGCCCAAGTTCTTGATGGCCGAGAGTgaggcagaggacacaggaaTGTTGTACCGCACATTTGTCTACAGGGTAGCAGCAGGTCTGAGGTTAGATTTCTCAGAGGTTGAAGACAGTTAAGAAAGGCCATTTTACAATGAGCACccatccctggtgtgtgtgtgtgtgtgtgtgtgtgtgtgtgtgtgtgtgtgtgtgtgagagagagagagagagagagagagagagagagagagagagagagagagagagagagatgtgtagctgaggaggtgtaggcaggaagtgggagctgggaagagaaacAAAGTGGGAAGCAGGAAGGCAAACCATGCTGGATTTGGGAGGAAATGACTATTGGGCCATCAGGAAAGTGAGTGGAGGACAATCTAAATACCACAGAGGGGCAAGGATAGCGTGGGGAGTTAGCAAACTGAGCACAGGAGGGCTGTGGCCTATGGGACACCACTGACGCCTCTGTGGGGTGGGAGAACAAAGAAGGCTGGACCATGATCTTTTGCAGTCTCAGGTCTTGAGATCTGCTGGCCCAGCCAGGACCTCGACACTAGCTAAGCAGCTGACTGCCCCAACTTCCTAGAGAGGGCTTCGAGGACTGGAAGGTAGAAGTGAAGCAGGTGTCACTCAGCTTCTTGTGGGCCAGGTACCAGAGGGCTGGAACAAACACCAAAGTCTAGTCCCCTGGTGGCCTGAGTGCTCAAGCACATGAATATTTGCAAAAAAATGTGTGAGcagaagtgtgcatgtgtgtgtgtgtgtgtgtgtgtgtgtgtgtgtgtgtgtgtgtctgtgtgtgtttattctaaCACATGCCTAGAACACCTGTATCACATCTCTGCAGGTGGCAGGATCTAATATAAATCCCAGAGAAGCCAAGGAAGTTAAGCTGAACTTGCTTGGGAGAGCAGTTCACGTTGGTTGGAGTAGGGGTGCAACTCAGGAGTCAAGCTCAGGTTTAAGCTGTGGCAATATGATGGCTTAGGCAGCAGTTTGGGAGAAACTAAGGGAAATACTTTCATAGAACCTTCCCTGATCTCATGCCAAAAGGAGTTTAGGGGAAGTCAGTCTAATCTGTATGGAATAGATCTGTAGCGGGGAAGCTGACATGGGACTCCCCAAATCCTGTCCACTAGAtcagggatgcagctcagtagtagggtgcttacctagcatgtgtgcAGCCCAGTTAGAGCTTCAAAAAAAATCACCTAGTCCAATTGCCCTACCTGTTGCCTAGGTAGCAGGAAAGTGGTTCTTAAAGAAGGCTTTAGTTTTACTATCAACATGGTTCTGATGCAAGAAAGCTGAGTTCTAGAAAACACTTACCTTtgtcagcaacaacaaaagtacCCTGTTCTCTGTTTCCCTCAGGATAGCACCAACAGGGCATGAAAAAGGCAGCCCTGACATGCAGCAGGCAATCCTGCAAAATCATAGAGGCACTATCCTCCCAACCAACACATAACCCATCCCTACCAATGGGGGAGAcagcctggcttctttctcagCAGAAACAGCCACCATGACTGTTATGGTGAGGAGGAGGATAGGTTAAGAGGCAAAACTGGGGAGCTGAGAATTGAGAAGCTCAATTAGTAGAGTACTTGGCTGTCTAGCACAAAGTCCTAGGTCCGATGCCTGGTACTACAGAAACCAGTATTTGaggggtagaagcaggaggatcagaagttctaggACATttttggctatatagcaagtttgagaccaggctgggctacatgaaaccctgtctcaaaaaaagaaaaaaacagaggccATCTCATGGTCTCTCTCACAGGAACCCCTGTGACCCTCTTCCTGATCCCACTTCTAGACTGTGGTTGTTCCCTGGTCCCTGCAAGAGGAGCACTCACCACAGGTCCCTATTAGATCCCCTTGCTATAGACTAGTGGAGACTCCCAAGGGCCTAGGTTCCTCTCTCAGGTTTAAGGAGAGCTGGGGGAAGTTCCCAGTGTGAAGGGCTGGGGAAAGAGATCAAACGATCTGAGAAGGAAGGCTGTAGAGAAAAAAGCGAAGCAGCCTCCAGCCACTGAGAAGCCCCAACACCATGTGGATCAGTCGGATGCTGAATCAACTGGAGCCTGAGGAGCTGTGAGCAGCTCAGTTGCCCAGGCAGCGCCTGCCCCCACCACTCATGTAGCTCAGGAGCCTAAGAGCCGTAGGGCCTCTGTGCTAACAGCTACAAGCACAAAGGAGCTtagcttccttcccttcctgggaGCCTGAGCAGCCAGGAATGTTCTTCCATTTCCCACTACCTCTCTGTGAACAAGGCAGACACACAGCCAAGAGAAGGCACTGGCAATCACCGTAGGGTGCCGTCCACAGTTGGCAGCCACAAGACAAATAAGCAGAGTCCGGCCCACAGGATTTCCAGCTACTGGGCAGAGACTTGAGACCATAcctgcccccccaaccccctacccgtttgtttgagacaaggtctcacacagCTCAGGCTGTCCCTAAAGTTGCTATATATCAGGACTTCTTGATTAgatttcctcccaagtgctgggttacaggcatgcatcactactATTAGTTTTATGTAAtactgggaatcaagcccagggctgAGTACAGGCTAGGCAAGTCTTcaaccaactgagccacatctccagtggCCCCTGACTATTGTCAGTGTTAGCCATGCCAGCCTTGAACCTTTTACACAATGGTCAACCTGCTCCTGAGGTCAGCTGGATGGAATTGCAGGGGCCAAAGGGcggtcttttacattttttttttttttaatgtagaagaaTATTTACCTTTTTGAGGGGCAGATGCGAGTAGGGCTCTTGGGTTCTGAACTTTGGCCTTTTCCAGGCcctaagaaactgcttttggaggCTTGAGGGAGGACTGGAAGGGTACCTGCTCTAGCTTCAGCCACTCCACCCACAGATGACCAAGGAAGCCCTTGGTCTACTTTCCCCATGTTGGCATCTTAGGAGCAACTGCTGTCACTTTAAGTACCCACTTCTGAAAACGACAGTTGCCCCTTGACTGTAGGAGGTCGGGGCTTTTCAGTGCCTAGTGAAGTCTCACAGTGAGACCACAGGCTTGTGCACAGGCTTGGAGAGCCTCTAAGAGAGAAGTGTTCCTGCTGCTTAGTACTGGGATCCAAAAGCCAAGGCACTTGCTTTCCTTTCAGAAAACTGCAGTGAAATACAACTCTGGTGCTCAGAGGTACTGGTCTCTGGGGAGAGTTAAATACTTTGGACAGGAAGACGACAGTGGAAAGAATCTGAACTGCTCCACAGCGACCAATCCAATGGTGGCCACCCAGGACGTGCAGGGCACTAGGCAGAACTTGGAAGCATGTGGGGGCACTGCCTTTCAGAAGTCACAGAGCCCAGGTGTCCTAGCCTGGCGTGGGGAGACTCAGTTCCAGCTTTTCCTTAGCTGACAACTATCTTCCATAGGACCAGTGGCTGGTGACACTGCCTCCTGCTCCATCTGCCTACCTTGAGCCTTAGAGGACAGGCTCTGGGGACTGCTCTCTGGGGTGTAAAAACGGTGAAGTCGGGGCAGGACCCTAGATGCCTGTGTACCTATAGCTTGGCCTTCCACCATTCTCACCCTAGCAGGGACTGTGTCAATGGGACCTGGAGCTCCCAGTTAGCTGCAGCATGCCAGCTCTACAGCAGGGTCTCAGCCACAgaccccagccttctcctccttccctccttgctCCTCCTATCCCCTCTCACTCATCCGCAGGAGCCTGGCCACTCCCTCTGCCCGCTTCTTCCTCCAAGGTCTCTATGAGCCTGCTCTCTCCTGAGGGCTTGTAGTCTTCCTCCCCCACGCTGCTGTGCCCACTCTTCCTGCCTACTCCTAGATAACAAACCAGCTGCCTACTTGCAGTCTGTGCTGGAGATAACAGAATACTGCTGAAGAAGCCATGGCCTTCCCTATCCCACTTCCTCCCTTCTCGCCTAACCCACCATTTTCTCCTGCTCTGAGCCTGCTGCAAAAGCTTTTCTGCACCTAGCCTTCTTAGAAAtgggtgcacatctttaatcccagcactcaagaggcagaggcaagtggatctctgtgagtttgaggctaatctgttctacaaggtgagttccaggacagccaaggctgttacacaaagaaaccctgtctggaaaaacaaaacaaaacacaaaaaacaaaaaaagaaagagagagagagagaaaggaaagaaagaaagaaagaaagaaagaaagaaaggaaggaaggaaggaaggaaggaaggaagggaggaaagaaagaaggaaggaaggaaggaaggaaggaaggaaggaaggaaggaaggaaggaaggaaggaaggaaggaagaggaaaagaaagaaatggactgTTCTTCAAAAAGCAACCAAAGCCATCAGGTGGGAAGTCCGTTCCTGCTTGCTAGCTGGCTCCTGATAGAACCCTACCTCTGACTTCTAGTCTTTGGTTCAGACAGTCCTTTCTTCTGGCTTGCTGAGCTTTCCTCACCTCATCTCCTGGGAATTctgctgtttttgtctttccattgGTCCTTCCTCAGAGGCTATGAACAATagatttggggtttggttttttgggaaAGGGTCTAGTtatgtagttcaagctggccttgaattcactatgtagtccaagatGGCCTTGTgatcacagcaatcctcctgcctcagtctcctaatgCTATAGCACCTCTTCTCATCTCCAAAATTTCTCTTTCCAGTTTTCCCCTAGGAAGTATGAGGAGACACTCAATGTTGGGCCATTTAGTTCCCCTCCTTCCTGTCAGAATTACTCATTCCTGGTCCCAGTTCCCCTCCAGCAAGTCACTACCATGTAGGAGCTTCTCTTTAGCCTTTCACAGTGTCCTCTTTACCATGCCACCTGCTAGGGAAAGGCTGTAGCCATTAACCTTGTGTTACTTCCAATGTGCCCCTTGGGTCTCCTCTTGCCTTTTAGCCTGTTTTTCACTGGTCTCTCTGGAGTTATCAAAAGACAGACCCAGACCATAGATGAATAGGTTCTCCCTGCCTTGTTCTGCCTaataacacatacacatggacaaTCTTTGTCCTCTTCCATGAGCTCTCTGTCACACTATACTTCACCCTATAGGGCAATAGGGTCTTTGGTATGGGAGCATGTGCTGTATGAGTGTGGAGTAGgggtacatgtggaagccagaggaggacactaaatgtcctgctctatcactctttgccttattcccctgagacagggtctctcactgaacctggagctaggctagcAGCTAGCAAACCCCAtcgattctcttgtctctgcctgccacagCAATGGGGTTACAGGAGAGGGTTATGTAGGtgctagggattttttttttcacagccagcctactgaatcatctctccagtcctatcttttctttttgttgttttgtgaaaCAGAATCTTACCCAGGTTGAACTCTAACTTGCAATTTTTCTGCTTAAGTCTACCAAGGGTTGAGATCACAGATATGTGCTCCAGCTACTTTCTGATCCATATTGTTTTCCTCAACCATATTAGAGATCAACTGCTTCATGGACCTCTAGAAACCCTGATACAAAATATCCAATTCTGAATCCACCATCTATCCCCAAATCTGCTGGGCCTCCTAAACTCTTACCACCCTTGATCAAGTTACCCTCACTCTTAACACCCACATGTCTCTTCCACTCTATTTCCTTGATATATCGAATTGTATCCCAGCCAAGCATGGTAATgcaccttgaactcctgaccttcctgtctctccttccaagtgctaggattacaggcaggtgccaccacattCAACAGCACAGCATATATTATGAGCactatttgttctttattttgctAGTCCCTATGGGATTTTACATCATTAATCATCCACTTGGTGTTTTAAATGCTCTCCAGTCTTGGTCTCCTATTCCTCTGTTTGTTACACTTTTCCCTTACATGGAGTTACTCAGATTTGGGGCTTtacttccatccattttttttttttttcagttctggggatcaaacctagggcatGATACATTCTagtcaagtactctaccactgagctacacttcctGCCCTACTCGTTCTTTAATTACATCTGAGTCTATATTTATTACCCATAACTTTCTCTTGAATTTCTCACATAGACATTCAATTATCAACTGAGTTTTGGCAACTGGATATCTCATACTCTAAATTTTTCATTCTAAATTTTTCAACAAGTCCAAAATACAATTCCTTTAGACATTAAGATCCATGATACCAGATAGATAATCCAACAACAGACTCTACTTACATGTATACATTTGATATGTAACAGAGGGGTTTCTAACCTAACAGAGAAGATTAGATAGAAATGATGTAGGAGCAATTTGAAAAGCAAACAGATCAGCTCCATACTTtatcatataaattaaaataagtttcATGAATAAAACACACTTCTCACTGATAAAAGTTAAAGCCAATGagggtgtggtagctcatgcctataatctaagCACTTAGAAGGCTAAGGCTAGTGGTTCATGGCTAACCTGGGCTAAATTGTAAGacactgtccaaaaaaaaaattaaactaaaaaaaagaaagaaagaaaacaaaac of Peromyscus leucopus breed LL Stock chromosome 5, UCI_PerLeu_2.1, whole genome shotgun sequence contains these proteins:
- the Lrrc29 gene encoding leucine-rich repeat-containing protein 29 isoform X6, whose translation is MKLWVQDGLEANAPMPSDPVLTALKYLIFFPQMLTYILSFLPLSDQKEASLVSRAWYCAAQNALRETNVRYNIPVSSASLSAIKNLGLRGISHISLTNLDGSPASHQVLQSVAYHLGPHLESLCLGGGSPTEASFLALILGCPVLRTLDLSGCNSLFTSGTLLAQPETAQCVRKALSGLRDLNLACLRDLTDLSFNHLSGCFPSLERLSLAYCHLTFELGPTWGSITPQVSSPSQLSFHNLLQFVKERAGRLRALDLSGTGLPPEALQALGQVTGLQLEELSLHSCRDLSSEAVATLCHQQPGITSLDLSGCSELTDRALLAVSRGLQHLRHLSLRKLQRLTDAGCAALGALHELQSLDMAECCLVSGRELAKVLGSVHRAPLALTSLRLAYCSSLKDASVLSMIPALGPSLKVLDLSSCVALTNQTVQAICTYLVHLSVLHLAWCKELQDWGLLGLKEPSEEPMLSPQNSGYHWAGMQAASSVGCGHVSWYQHGSRQALSSTAASGDLHPVPLCGRG
- the Lrrc29 gene encoding leucine-rich repeat-containing protein 29 isoform X4, whose translation is MKLWVQDGLEANAPMPSDPVLTALKYLIFFPQMLTYILSFLPLSDQKEASLVSRAWYCAAQNALRETNVRYNIPVSSASLSAIKNLGLRGISHISLTNLDGSPASHQVLQSVAYHLGPHLESLCLGGGSPTEASFLALILGCPVLRTLDLSGCNSLFTSGTLLAQPETAQCVRKALSGLRDLNLACLRDLTDLSFNHLSGCFPSLERLSLAYCHLTFELGPTWGSITPQVSSPSQLSFHNLLQFVKERAGRLRALDLSGTGLPPEALQALGQVTGLQLEELSLHSCRDLSSEAVATLCHQQPGITSLDLSGCSELTDRALLAVSRGLQHLRHLSLRKLQRLTDAGCAALGALHELQSLDMAECCLVSGRELAKVLGSVHRAPLALTSLRLAYCSSLKDASVLSMIPALGPSLKVLDLSSCVALTNQTVQAICTYLVHLSVLHLAWCKELQDWGLLGLKEPSEEPMLSPQLPQEAENQAPDPQEPNSESQGPSLLMLQALQELDLTACSKLTDASLAKNSGYHWAGMQAASSVGCGHVSWYQHGSRQALSSTAASGDLHPVPLCGRG